TTCGTATTTGGGGATCAGGTCCGTACCCCCGGCTAATATGACGGCCTGCGACAAGTCCAGAGCACTCACATAATCGAAGTACTGGGTCAGTGTATCAGGCCGGTAATACTTCATAATCGTTTTTTCCCGGCGTTGATAACGGCCTGATGTATTTTCTGGTAGCCGGTGCAGCGGCAGATGTTGCCCTGGAGCGCTTCCTGCACCTGCTCGTCGGTCGGTTCAGGATGACTATTTAGCAAATGCACTGCGGAAAGAACGAAACCGGGTGTGCAATAGCCGCATTGGACGGCGTGGTTTTCGATAAATGCCTTCTGAATCTCGCTAAGGTGCTCTTTAGAACTGACTCCTTCGATGGTGGTGATCTCGGAGCCAT
This region of Candidatus Neomarinimicrobiota bacterium genomic DNA includes:
- a CDS encoding (2Fe-2S)-binding protein; its protein translation is MIIPDKWEYFELAVRVNGRDYQERIPTHLRLLDFLRDTLHLTGTKEVCGEGECGACTVLLNGQTVNSCLVLAVETHGSEITTIEGVSSKEHLSEIQKAFIENHAVQCGYCTPGFVLSAVHLLNSHPEPTDEQVQEALQGNICRCTGYQKIHQAVINAGKKRL